ggcatttgtaatcacaatcATTACATGCATAAGGCTTGGCTTGGTTTTTTCTGGTGTGTAGTCTTAGGAGTGTCTCCTGATCACCAGTGTGTATCGCTTGGTGTTCATGTAAATCACTTTTAAACTGACCTTTACAACTGTAGTAATTACAATTAATAGGGTTGTCCACAGAATGAGTTTTTAAATGAGCGTGCAAATTTCTCTTGTAAATCGTCGTATACTCACATTCAGCACACATGAAATTTGTAACACCGTGTTCGATTCTTTCGTGCTCTAATACAAGGAATTTAGTTTGGAATGTAGAACTACAAAAATCACAAGCATATTGTTTTGGCCCAGTCGACAAGTGCATGCGTTGAATGTGTTTTCttaaaatacacttttttttgAAATGTCTCCCACAGTGGTCACAGCCGTATGGTTTGTGTCCACTGTGAACATACGCGTCACTGCGAAAGCACGCGTTTACTAAAGAACAAGCCATCGCAAGCTGTTCCCTGGCGTTGCCGTCCGAATACACTGAAACAAAGACATGaaacattttaagttttttggcGATTACttctgtaataaaattaattacattacaatgtTATTAAATGTCACTACAATGTcactctgtttttttttgtgctagTACTCTTCTTGGGTCAGAGGTAAGCCTCGGTGGCTGGTTTTCTTTTCGTCATTCATTACCATTAGGATATTGTTATCAAAAACATCTTGattaaaacaatgtaatattattattattatttaataagcaggcaggcagttatggcaactgatatggcctgtatccagtaatcataaagatatatatcatgaacgagtattagatgtagtgttatgcttgtctaatttatttttaaactggttcacattttgtgctgaaacaATAAAAGTAACATACACGAGTAtacgagtattagatgtagtgttatgcttgtctaatttattttattattattattattattatttcattttagacaggcagctgatgctggtacgtctaaatcatagttcacttagcacagttagcatagtttgtctagtctatttttaaattgattaacacttgcagagttcacaacttctgagggtaatttgttccaagcctttactactcggtttgcaataaagtgttttaaactggttcacattttgtgctgaaacaataaaagtaacatacagttaatgttaaattataggATTTTGTCATAAACTAACCTTGAAGCACTTTAGGACGGTGGCACTCCTCGGGGCCTAGCGCGAGCTCGTCCTTGACCTCATGGTCCGTATACAGTCCGGCCGGCGCGGCCACCGCACTCTCTCCGCACAGCACGTTGTCCTCGCACTCCCGCTCCTCCTTCACACACAACTCTCCGAGCTCCGTCTTCATACACAACACCTCGGGCTCTGTCTTCACACACTCCTCTCCTGGATCCGTCTTATCACACAATTCTCCGGGTTCAGACTTAACACACACCTCTCCGGTATCTGTCTCAACACACACCTCTCCGGGATCCGTCTTAACACACACCTCTCCTGGATCCGTCTTAACACACACCTTACCGGCCTCAGTCTTAACACACACCTCACCGGCCTCAGTCTTAACACACACCTCTCTGGGCTCTGTTTTCACACACAACTCCCCAGGCTCTGTCTTCACACACAACTCTCTGGGCTCTGGCTTCACACAAATCTCTCTGGGCTCCGACATTACACACTCTGCCTCCTCAACACATGCTGTCTCTAGTGGCATGTTGTGCGCTGTAGCGGTAGTAACTGGTACTGGCACCTGCAATGCATGTATGTACTGTATGATTACTTGTATCACTTCAATCGACCTCCATGCCGTATCCCACAAGACTTACAATTCCAATTTACAAGCAACAAGTTACAACTGTCACAAAATTTACAAGTGACAAAATGGTAATGgaaaatttatacaaatatgtaAATTGTCATGCATGCAATTTGTAACACCTGTGGCCTATCCCACAAAACTTTACAAGTGTACAATTTGACAAAATGgttaaattgtaaacaaaaaatgtaccacAATAATTCCAAATATGTATTTGTTACAAGTTTGCAGTGTACATGCCACTTTTGGGACAGCGTATCACAAAGAATAAAGGTATGTCACGACAGCTACATAATTGTAGGATTGTTAGTTTGTGAATATCACAGTAAATAGCGACCTATCTGTGTCTGCCTTTGTCTTCGAACACACGACCAACACGACTCGAAGACAACTAGGGCAGGCTCTCAGCAATACCATCAGCCGTATCGGGGATATGATAATTGATTTCcttgatttatatttgaaaGAACGCAACAATACTAGAACCAGCTAAGCAGAAATATAAcctcaaatattttgattttgacattttcaGAAGGGAGCAACACGTACATCATGGAGACTGTACATCGTACGTAGTGACATAGCgtcatagaaggtaggatcctatagaagtggcctaccgcgtgcgcccgtgagggacagaacatacgatAGTATGCGATAGTATTGtggattggtcgagtagatttgtagcccaccataaaccatacaaatttacggtgaggaatataaaaaaaccggccaagtgcgagtcggacccgcccaccgagggttccgtacttgttgttttagtatttgttgttaagctCACTCCAGACTATACAGGAGTACAGGAgtacgcgccgcgattcgcgcacgagtgtggaggaacCTTTATatcggacagcggagtcttagcaagtcttagtaataggggtcccgtttttaccctttgggtacagaccccaaaaaagtgagactgtaaCAAGGACAATCAATAATAATGCTTTCTCTGCTtttcctactgaaagatacataagactatcccgttctgacagGTCCCCccccccaccactcatgcctaataccatcgcaccgcaccaaggtcattgtgcgacgcacgcataagtaagagcgagaaagagatatcgctttctcgctcttacttatggatgcgtcgcacaatgaccttggtgcggtgtgACGGTGTGTTACGAcattatactagattcatggtagTGACATAGCGAAGTTTACAATATGATCGAATCGAGTGGGATGGACGACTAATTTCAATATTGAGTACACAGAAGCTGCTGCGCGGTGCGCGGTAGCCATAGACAAAAGAGTGAAGTGAAGTGTGATGAGTCTGTGGTATCTGTCAAGTAGGTCCTGTACTcctgtatttatttttaggatttgaggttacttacaaaaaaaaaacaacaaccaCTAAACAAAATCACgatcaattttgttttattcccTTCTGATGGCTTCAACACTTGAGAGTGGTTAGAAGTTGAACTTTCTgttaattaaattgttatttcatATAGACATTCCCGTCGTGGAAGTTTGCCAGACGAAGGGCTACTTGTGGGGATCGGCGAGTACATGACATACAACATAGCGACTGCCGTGATGGACGTGATGGATGCGTGTCGCTGCTGCTTGCGGTGTCCGCCGGACAAGGACCTGACGACGCCGTACATACATCTCGACAGAACGGAGATATATGCCGACATGATTAAAGAGTGCTTTAATATACATGTAAGTACGGCAATCTGGTTAATGTAGCTACACCTACACAAACCAAATATTCGTGTAAATTTTATCAtagacacagaataagtaacagtattatcatacagaaccgCCCCGCCCCAACTCGAATTACCtcaccccgcgacagcagattgacggccgtttgccggccgctcagtactattctAAGTGATtcttgatgtatagcgtgtccgccctgtgtcatAGATGCTAATGTTAGAACTGAATGGCCTTTAATTTATACTAGTAAATATATCTATCTAACATGCAGCTGGTAGTGGGCGGCGCGGGCTCATGTGGCATCTGCTCGGCTTGCGTGGGCCGCCTGCGAGACGCGAGCGACTTCAAGCTGCAAGTGCAAAGCAGCCAGTTGCTTCTGCAGGAGACACTGCTTGTTAAAGGTCAGTTTTTAGTGAACAATTTTGGACTTATAATCTGAGTggagaaagagaagagtcgtggaataatATGTTTTATGACTCTTCTCTCCCCCTCACACTGTGGAGTTAACAACTACTCAAGTGGtgaccatggggggaagagcatcctcaaagtagaccccagatgcgttgggacgacgacatcaaGAGTACTGTGGAGAAGAAGTGGCTCCAGGTCGCACAGAACCGTGAGGAATGGCGCTAAATGAAGGAGGCATACACCCGAATGGTAGAAAAGGGCTAAAGAGCTCTCTAGCCCTTTTCtagctaaagagagagagagaaaatcaCCAACAGTTTAAAGTTTTATGATTTCAGTATTTACCTGTTATAAATTATGATAtctttaattgtaattattttaaatcttttacCAATGTGTCCTGTATGGTTAGTTCCATCTTCcaataaatctatattaaaattatgtattattaagtcgaatagcttgACATGTTTGATCCAATTTATgaggatcctcttcacggagcaacgacatgTCTTttctggtcgagggcgcgccgtgtaCACGGCGACCCGtgctaaaataattttaatatgtttgactctcacgggagttttgttgttaaaataaatctattttttttgaTGAAAGAAAAATCTATACTTTTTTCTATTTCTCAGAGAAATATGACACAAATATCATTAGCAAGAGATTAAAATAATTCTAACTATGATGTTGCATGTGTTGTTCAGAGGAGCCTGCGGTCAAGGGTGAGCTGGCTGATGATGCAGATGAAGACCCTGGGTCTGATGTGTTATGTAAGTACttatctatttttagggttccgtacctcaaaaggaaaaaacggaacccttataggatcactcgtgcgtctgtctgtctgtctgtctgtccgtctgtcacagcctattttctccgaaacttaaacaaatgaattttaaacatgggggccacttttggggggtaaatgagaaaattaaaaaataaagtttttcaaactatatcgtgttatatatcaaatgaaagagctcattgtgagaacctcaaaatatattttttataatttcaggataaacaatttagaagttattcaagaaaataggcaaaaaatgaccattccccccctttatctccgaaactactgggtctaaaattttgaaaaaaatacacaaaatagatctttacctataaattacaggaaacctattagaaattgcagtcaagcatgagtcggacttaattacttagtttttgatcctacgggttttttaatgacattttactcacgtttcacataaaaaacacattttttaaattgtgtaatgtacggaacccttggaacgcgagtccgactcgcacttggccggttttttttaaatacattattaaacaaattgactaagtcccacattaagctcaataaggcttgtgttaataataataataataataataaaatactttattgtgcactacaaagaaaaatacatgttacaaacaatgacaggacataagtgagtaggtaacaacaggcggacttatcgctaaaaagcgatctcttccagacaaccttcagatagcgattcagtggctagaaataagttaatgggcagtgcaaaataacaaaggtgtaaagtttacaaatcaaatacctaagtataaataacaaacaatgaaaaataaactacataaactacatatattatttaagcaacaataatacactacataaacctacacaaaatacataaatacataatgagaattcaagcaagagaagaataacgaccaggtagcgtgaacaaaaagaaaaatatatat
This DNA window, taken from Cydia strobilella chromosome 21, ilCydStro3.1, whole genome shotgun sequence, encodes the following:
- the LOC134750964 gene encoding oocyte zinc finger protein XlCOF6-like — its product is MPLETACVEEAECVMSEPREICVKPEPRELCVKTEPGELCVKTEPREVCVKTEAGEVCVKTEAGKVCVKTDPGEVCVKTDPGEVCVETDTGEVCVKSEPGELCDKTDPGEECVKTEPEVLCMKTELGELCVKEERECEDNVLCGESAVAAPAGLYTDHEVKDELALGPEECHRPKVLQVYSDGNAREQLAMACSLVNACFRSDAYVHSGHKPYGCDHCGRHFKKKCILRKHIQRMHLSTGPKQYACDFCSSTFQTKFLVLEHERIEHGVTNFMCAECEYTTIYKRNLHAHLKTHSVDNPINCNYYSCKGQFKSDLHEHQAIHTGDQETLLRLHTRKNQAKPYACNDCDYKCRHPSILQNHRIIHIGAKPFKCSECDYSCNRKAYLRTHLRIHTGEKPYACSHCDYKCSESSSLRKHEIKHTGQKPFMCSYCDYKCSQLSTLQRHLMIHTGAKPFKCSSCDYKCNRKAGLRVHQRIHTGEKPYTCSNCDYKFRSMSGLRQHEKTHTGEKPFQCSQCDYKFTQKANLQRHQRTHTGEKPFKCSRCDYRGRDKSTLRKHQNTHTGTKPINVATASTSAA